The segment TGTATCCATTACAGCGATTGAGTATTGAGACCTGATTACCTGTGGAATTATACCCTTCATCGAATCATAGAGGGATACAATGTCTGAAGCACGGGTGATATTGAGGAGTGCCTGGGTACGGATGGCATTCAGAAAATAGGCGATCCATCCGTTGAGGTCTCCTGATTGTGAGATCTGCCGTAACCTCGTATAGTATTCTTCTCTAGTCCGGTCAAAATATGCACTGATATAGAATGCAGGATATGAGAGAAGGTTTTTTTCCATGAGAAAGAGGGGTACAATCATTCTGCCGATTCTTCCGTTTCCGTCACAAAATGGGTGTATGATCTCAAACTGACCTTTCAGAACTGCAAGCTGGACAAGGGCATCCTTTTCAGAGTCGATGAGTACTCTTCCCAGTTATGAATCATCTCTGGAAGTAACTCCGGAGGGGGAGGGATATAGGTTGCCTGCTCAATGGGTGCCCCGATTGGGCCGATATAACTGCGAATATTCCGAACACTTCCACCATATGGACTCCCTCTTACCCCATCCAGAAGAATAGTATGCAGGGAAAGAATGAGATCCCAAGAGAGATGCCCGGTTTTCATTCTCTCCTGTGCATGACTGAGAGCTCTCTGATAATTCATGACCTCTCTGATATCCTGCCGTTTTTCATCAGTTTCTGCTGATTTTCCTGCTTCAAGTAGAAACAGGTCTCTCATGGTTGCCTATGTTCCTTCTATCCGGGAAGATATGACTGCCTCCTGAGTGATAAGAGGGGTGAGGAGGAGATCCGGATTCTGTATGCTTTGGAGCAGACCGTCAAACCTGGCTAACGCTGCGTTTGCAGCACCAATAAGAGGGATATGACTGATCCAGTCTATATCTGATGGTGGCAGGGGTTCTGGTATGAACGGTTCAGGTTTCATGGATGAACAGGTATTTGTGGGTCACCAGATACCAGCTAATTTGTTAGTGGATCATCTGGGCACGATCTGATACCTACAATTAAGTAGGGTATTTTATAGTATGATGATATGAGGGACTCGGTAAAGAACTCATCGATGTTTCTGGAATGGATCAGGGGAATGATATTTCTCACATAGAGTCGAGTAGATCTTTAAAAAAAACTGCCCATCATGAGGTTCAGAGATATATGACCTCTGATAGAATCCGGGTCTTCAGCCTTGGTTTTATTCCTTCAACATCTACGAGGTCTACACGTGCTTGAAGAGTATCGGACAGAAATGCTTCAATCTCCATGAATCTAAACAATCCAGGAGGATCAGAGAACTCCACAAGGATATCAACGTCGCTTTCATCTGTCTGGGTGCCTTTGGTTACAGATCCGAATACTCCGATACGGGTTATATGATACCGTTCAGAGAGCCGGGGTTTTAGTGATTGAAGAATAGATGTTATGGAATTCAATCTTGTTTTGTTATTCACGTGATACCATCCGGTTACGTATTCTGATTCTATGTTCAATATCTCTGATTTGATAATAAGGTCATCGACTGCATTCAATAGATCCTAACGTTAGTTAAGATTTATCATCAGTGAAAGAGCGGTTCTGTTGTAGGTATTATTGATTATTTCCTGAAAGGAGGACCAATTGAGTTTTTTGATCACCGAATTAAAATAGAGAATCCAGGTATACTTCTTCCAGGGATGATACTATTCGGAAGAAAGGTTGATCGTATCAACCGGAAAGCTATCGCTGTTTCATGAATCCGACTTATTGCTTCTTGTCGCACTTAACCGGTACCAGATGAAATATTCTTATTAAAGAGTGTTGTATTCGGTCAATAACCGGGTATTTGAGTGTGAAACTAAATATGAAAAAAAGGGAATGATTCTTCAATTACTTAATATATCCACAATCAGGGTATGGAGGAAATCCATCCTTCTCAAAAATTTCTTTTGAAGCAGATGAATTTAAGAAGTTCACAAAATCCTGGGCAGTATCGGGATCTTTGGTATAGGTAGTACGTCCGGCTGCAATAACCATTACTTTGTTTTTGTCAATCGGTATGTCTATAATATCCAGATCTTTAGTAGTAATAAGTTCACGTGCGATGATGGTTGCATCCATACCATTTTTCATGGCATCAATCAGTTCCTCTACTGTTCCTGGCCGCATCTGGACATTTTTATTTACATCATCTAAAATCCCTAGATTTGAGAAGATAAGGTTGCTCGCCCTTGCAGTAGCAGATTTACTTGGATCAGCGAGAACCACATTGATACCCGGGTCAGCAAAATCTTCAAGTGTGGTAATATTTTTGGGATTACCTTTTTGGACAAGTATTACTGGAATACGGTATGCAATTAGTGCAGGAGAAGGATTAACCAGACCTTGTTTTGATGCATTTGCATATTCGGCGGTTCCTCCAGATACATAAACATCACCGGTATGATTCGTACTCATCTCGTAAATCTGTGATATTGAACCAAGGATATTTAGATCTATCTTTGTTCCGGTCTGATTCTCATAGAGCCAGCATACTTCCTTCATAGGTTCAGTCTGACCTGATCCACTCGATACTAACAGGGTCTTTCCTGAACTATTTGTCTGAAAATCTTGTTCATCCGCATAAACTAAAGTTAGGGTGAACATAGTGAAAAATAGTAGCATAATGGTTAATGTAAGAAATCTCATGAAAATGCCTCTTTTTAATAGAAGATCTGCTTTTCGGCAGATGAGAGTAGTTTAATTCAGCATTTATTAAATCTAACTATACAAACATGTGCCAAATCTGAATGTAAATTTAATTTTTCCAAGTAACGATTGTGAGTACCATTTGGCCTTCATGGATCTTTTCTAACTGCCTAGAATATAACATAATTACAGATCTGTCATTTTTCTGCATTGAGGATAGATACTCTGAATTTTTGAAACTGTCATTAATCCCTCTTCACTTCAAAAATGCCCGGATATTTTTATTTCGTTTCGGTATTCTGATATCTCGCTCTTCGAGGTTTTTATCGAAAGGAATCATGTATTCATAAATAAAATGCATATGTCATCGGGTAAGGCAAGGTGTATCACGAGTAAAACCTCAAAAAATCAGCATACTATCAAAAAATTCATTAAACATCAACCTCCTTATTTTTTATGAGTGGCAAAGAGAAAACAAAATAATTACTATCAATTCGATACCTTGCTGCTAACAATTCCCGTGAGTTTTTTTATGAAGATTATTGGAATATGGGACATTTTTGAGTCCGGTGCAGATCCGTATGAAAAATGTATTGAGTCCCATAGTGCTTTTTATTCCTACTTACCCAGACCTGATCTTCCGGAATCAGGAGTCCGGGTTATTCGATACGATATAAAAAATGGTCCCATTCTAGCCGGAATAGCGTTCGGTGCTGATGCAGACTTCTACATTCCTGATTGGGAGAACGTAGACACTCTTCTCATATCTCCGGATTTGATAGAAGTAACATCTTTTCATGGTACAAAGTCAGTGTTCCCGGTTCATGATGCAACATGTACTGAATCTGATACTCTTCTGTTACAATGCAATCTGGAACAAGAGCATTTGAAACTATATCTTGGGTCACTATCCTGGTATTTTCCGGATAATGCATCTGCTGATGAAGTACACCTCATTCCATACGATCCGTCATGGCCTGCTATGGCATCTGCATTCGTTGATACTTTTTATAACGAATTTGGTGCTGATATTATCACGAAGATGGAGCATTATGGGAGTACATCCATTCCCGGGATGCCTGCAAAACCTATTTTAGACTTTTTAGTTGAGGTCTCTTCATTACAAGAAGCCATTGCACGAATCGTACGGCTGACTGATACAAAAAACTGGGAATACTGGTGGTATGGTGATCATATTACTCTCATTAAACGGGACGAAAAAACCAGAGTACGAACACATCATATTCACATAACCTCTTGTAATCATAAAATCTGGAACAATCTGGTATTTAGAGACCGGTTACAATCCAATCCGGTATTAGCCAACGAGTATGCTGATCTAAAATATAGATTAACTGCAGAGTTCAAAGGAGATCGGGAAGCGTATACCAGAGCAAAGGGAGATTTCATCAGAAAAGTGATGCGTATTGATTCCGGTGTTTC is part of the Methanospirillum lacunae genome and harbors:
- a CDS encoding Fic family protein, which encodes MIVPLFLMEKNLLSYPAFYISAYFDRTREEYYTRLRQISQSGDLNGWIAYFLNAIRTQALLNITRASDIVSLYDSMKGIIPQVIRSQYSIAVMDTLFQRPIVSSTDFMEISQIPPESGKRILQKLRDAGILDIIREGKGRNPNIYQFTKMVQIVENEIST
- a CDS encoding Fic family protein gives rise to the protein MRDLFLLEAGKSAETDEKRQDIREVMNYQRALSHAQERMKTGHLSWDLILSLHTILLDGVRGSPYGGSVRNIRSYIGPIGAPIEQATYIPPPPELLPEMIHNWEEYSSTLKRMPLSSLQF
- a CDS encoding Fic/DOC family N-terminal domain-containing protein, producing the protein MKPEPFIPEPLPPSDIDWISHIPLIGAANAALARFDGLLQSIQNPDLLLTPLITQEAVISSRIEGT
- a CDS encoding nucleotidyltransferase family protein, whose translation is MNNKTRLNSITSILQSLKPRLSERYHITRIGVFGSVTKGTQTDESDVDILVEFSDPPGLFRFMEIEAFLSDTLQARVDLVDVEGIKPRLKTRILSEVIYL
- a CDS encoding substrate-binding domain-containing protein is translated as MFTLTLVYADEQDFQTNSSGKTLLVSSGSGQTEPMKEVCWLYENQTGTKIDLNILGSISQIYEMSTNHTGDVYVSGGTAEYANASKQGLVNPSPALIAYRIPVILVQKGNPKNITTLEDFADPGINVVLADPSKSATARASNLIFSNLGILDDVNKNVQMRPGTVEELIDAMKNGMDATIIARELITTKDLDIIDIPIDKNKVMVIAAGRTTYTKDPDTAQDFVNFLNSSASKEIFEKDGFPPYPDCGYIK
- a CDS encoding GrpB family protein, with the translated sequence MKIIGIWDIFESGADPYEKCIESHSAFYSYLPRPDLPESGVRVIRYDIKNGPILAGIAFGADADFYIPDWENVDTLLISPDLIEVTSFHGTKSVFPVHDATCTESDTLLLQCNLEQEHLKLYLGSLSWYFPDNASADEVHLIPYDPSWPAMASAFVDTFYNEFGADIITKMEHYGSTSIPGMPAKPILDFLVEVSSLQEAIARIVRLTDTKNWEYWWYGDHITLIKRDEKTRVRTHHIHITSCNHKIWNNLVFRDRLQSNPVLANEYADLKYRLTAEFKGDREAYTRAKGDFIRKVMRIDSGVSGHSGK